In a genomic window of Gadus macrocephalus chromosome 9, ASM3116895v1:
- the LOC132465226 gene encoding pro-neuregulin-4, membrane-bound isoform-like gives MMADHGEPCTALQASYCMNGGTCYQIPLMEALSCVCSSSYIGSRCEQFQLQSTSVNGGHAGLITAVVIVTLLVLTVVAFVLYYACKTWKTKTDSSRSGRQQYWRVKSRV, from the exons ATGATGGCAG ATCACGGCGAACCCTGCACTGCCTTGCAGGCCTCATACTGCATGAATGGTGGAACATGCTACCAAATACCTTTAATGGAGGCACTCTCCTGTGT GTGCAGTTCAAGCTACATCGGCAGCAGGTGTGAGCAGTTTCAGCTCCAGAGCACATCCGTCAACGGGGGGCATGCGGGTCTGATCACAGCCGTGGTGATCGTCACTCTTCTCGTCTTAACAGTCGTGGCCTTCGTCCTCTACTACGCATGCAA GACGTGGAAAACCAAAACAGACAGCTCACGGAGCGGCCGACAACAGTACTGGAGGGTGAAGTCTAGAGTATGA
- the lactb gene encoding serine beta-lactamase-like protein LACTB, mitochondrial isoform X3 has protein sequence MSPLLMPLRFRAMCKYKSIARYSNALAKGGRWRVGHRLSDKQMNAWSQQQRQYIGKSSTENSNTKFYLWFGGIGAGIVLALGLKYRYDGGNSLCDAEVSDEKRIGTYHSAVRVSRDLVKRIKVTITPRMILSHLSGIRHYERDAKKVRENKEKAKRPLRSPIKEETSLNKGDEKNTNTEENISKESKQAKPTERKKEFEQEEYYLKTNFENVFQALDLFKDDPLIFKPGSTFLYSTHAFTLLSAVVERAAGQNFLDLMGNMFHELGMVHTVPEENEPIIYHRSRYYHLNKKGRVVNCPYVDNSYKWAGGGFLSTAGDLLLFGNTLLYSYQLAQLKDTNGLLPGFLRPQTSLDLWAPVDRTEASWDKDGLYAQGWLVVEKSQKYGQCKRRRHYVSHTGGAVGASSVLLILPSERTPQPEGTRAEFLPRGIVVTIITNMQSVGLNSTALKIAYEFDKATKESL, from the exons ATGTCGCCGTTGTTAATGCCTCTGCGTTTTCGTGCTATGTGTAAATATAAGTCAATCGCACGTTATTCAAATGCGCTGGCGAAAGGAGGTAGATGGCGTGTCGGCCACCGACTGTCGGATAAGCAGATGAACGCCTGGTCACAACAACAAAGGCAGTACATAGGAAAGTCTAGTACAGAGAACTCCAACACCAAGTTCTATCTGTGGTTTGGTGGAATCGGAGCGGGGATAGTTCTAGCGCTTGGACTCAAGTATCGTTATGATGGTGGCAACAGTTTATGCGATGCTGAAGTTTCAGATGAGAAGAGAATCGGCACGTATCATTCAGCCGTCAGGGTCAGTAGAGACCTGGTGAAACGAATAAAG GTCACCATTACCCCGAGAATGATTCTGTCTCACCTCAGTGGGATTCGCCACTATGAAAGAGATGCCaagaaagtgagagaaaacAAGGAGAAAGCAAAGAGACCTTTGAGGTCACCGATCAAAGAAGAGACTAGCTTGAATAAAGGTGATGAGAAGAATACAAACACAGAAGAGAACATCTCCAAGGAATCCAAACAAGCAAAACCCacggagaggaagaaggagttTGAGCAGGAGGAGTACTACCTGAAAACCAACTTTGAGAATGTCTTCCAGGCCTTGGACCTGTTCAAGGATGACCCGCTCATCTTCAAACCCG GCTCCACCTTCCTGTACTCCACCCATGCCTTCACCCTTCTCAGTGCTGTCGTTGAGCGGGCGGCCGGGCAGAACTTTTTGGATCTCATGGGGAACATGTTCCATGAGCTGGGGATGGTCCACACGGTGCCAGAGGAGAATGAGCCCATCATTTACCACCGCTCACG ATATTACCACCTGAACAAGAAGGGGCGGGTGGTGAACTGCCCATATGTAGACAACTCCTACAAGTGGGCCGGAGGTGGCTTCCTGTCCACAGCTGGAGATCTGCTCTTGTTCGGCAATACCCTGCTCTACAGCTACCAGCTGGCCCAGCTGAAGGACACCAACGGTCTTCTGCCTGGCTTCCTCAGACCACAGACCTCCCTGGATCTCTGGGCCCCAGTGGACAGGACAGAGGCCAGCTGGGATAAGGACGGACTGTACGCCCAAGGGTGGTTAGTAGTGGAGAAATCCCAAAAGTATGGCCAGTGCAAACGTCGCAGGCACTATGTTTCACacacagggggcgctgttggaGCCAGTAGTGTTCTGTTGATATTACCCAGTGAAAGGACACCTCAGCCTGAAGGAACGAGGGCAGAGTTCCTCCCCCGGGGAATTGTGGTCACCATCATCACTAACATGCAATCTGTGGGGCTTAATAGCACGGCACTGAAAATAGCCTACGAGTTTGACAAAGCTACTAAGGAGAGCTTGTAA
- the lactb gene encoding serine beta-lactamase-like protein LACTB, mitochondrial isoform X2, whose translation MSPLLMPLRFRAMCKYKSIARYSNALAKGGRWRVGHRLSDKQMNAWSQQQRQYIGKSSTENSNTKFYLWFGGIGAGIVLALGLKYRYDGGNSLCDAEVSDEKRIGTYHSAVRVSRDLVKRIKYEVGAPGLVIGVSVDGQQVWCEGFGYADLENRIACRPETVMRIASISKSLTTTAVAHLCEEGKLDLDLSVQQYVPEFPAKQFDGEDVTITPRMILSHLSGIRHYERDAKKVRENKEKAKRPLRSPIKEETSLNKGDEKNTNTEENISKESKQAKPTERKKEFEQEEYYLKTNFENVFQALDLFKDDPLIFKPGSTFLYSTHAFTLLSAVVERAAGQNFLDLMGNMFHELGMVHTVPEENEPIIYHRSRYYHLNKKGRVVNCPYVDNSYKWAGGGFLSTAGDLLLFGNTLLYSYQLAQLKDTNGLLPGFLRPQTSLDLWAPVDRTEASWDKDGLYAQGWLVVEKSQKYGQCKRRRHYVSHTGGAVGASSVLLILPSERTPQPEGTRAEFLPRGIVVTIITNMQSVGLNSTALKIAYEFDKATKESL comes from the exons ATGTCGCCGTTGTTAATGCCTCTGCGTTTTCGTGCTATGTGTAAATATAAGTCAATCGCACGTTATTCAAATGCGCTGGCGAAAGGAGGTAGATGGCGTGTCGGCCACCGACTGTCGGATAAGCAGATGAACGCCTGGTCACAACAACAAAGGCAGTACATAGGAAAGTCTAGTACAGAGAACTCCAACACCAAGTTCTATCTGTGGTTTGGTGGAATCGGAGCGGGGATAGTTCTAGCGCTTGGACTCAAGTATCGTTATGATGGTGGCAACAGTTTATGCGATGCTGAAGTTTCAGATGAGAAGAGAATCGGCACGTATCATTCAGCCGTCAGGGTCAGTAGAGACCTGGTGAAACGAATAAAG TACGAGGTTGGAGCACCTGGATTGGTCATTGGAGTCTCTGTAGATGGCCAGCAGGTGTGGTGTGAAG GCTTCGGTTATGCTGATCTGGAAAACCGCATAGCATGCAGACCAGAGACAGTGATGCGCATCGCCAGCATCAGTAAATCCCTCACAACCACAGCTGTGGCTCACCTCTGTGAAGAGGGAAAACTAGACCTGGATCTGTCCGTTCAGCAATATGTCCCTGAGTTTCCTGCTAAACAGTTTGATGGAGAAGAT GTCACCATTACCCCGAGAATGATTCTGTCTCACCTCAGTGGGATTCGCCACTATGAAAGAGATGCCaagaaagtgagagaaaacAAGGAGAAAGCAAAGAGACCTTTGAGGTCACCGATCAAAGAAGAGACTAGCTTGAATAAAGGTGATGAGAAGAATACAAACACAGAAGAGAACATCTCCAAGGAATCCAAACAAGCAAAACCCacggagaggaagaaggagttTGAGCAGGAGGAGTACTACCTGAAAACCAACTTTGAGAATGTCTTCCAGGCCTTGGACCTGTTCAAGGATGACCCGCTCATCTTCAAACCCG GCTCCACCTTCCTGTACTCCACCCATGCCTTCACCCTTCTCAGTGCTGTCGTTGAGCGGGCGGCCGGGCAGAACTTTTTGGATCTCATGGGGAACATGTTCCATGAGCTGGGGATGGTCCACACGGTGCCAGAGGAGAATGAGCCCATCATTTACCACCGCTCACG ATATTACCACCTGAACAAGAAGGGGCGGGTGGTGAACTGCCCATATGTAGACAACTCCTACAAGTGGGCCGGAGGTGGCTTCCTGTCCACAGCTGGAGATCTGCTCTTGTTCGGCAATACCCTGCTCTACAGCTACCAGCTGGCCCAGCTGAAGGACACCAACGGTCTTCTGCCTGGCTTCCTCAGACCACAGACCTCCCTGGATCTCTGGGCCCCAGTGGACAGGACAGAGGCCAGCTGGGATAAGGACGGACTGTACGCCCAAGGGTGGTTAGTAGTGGAGAAATCCCAAAAGTATGGCCAGTGCAAACGTCGCAGGCACTATGTTTCACacacagggggcgctgttggaGCCAGTAGTGTTCTGTTGATATTACCCAGTGAAAGGACACCTCAGCCTGAAGGAACGAGGGCAGAGTTCCTCCCCCGGGGAATTGTGGTCACCATCATCACTAACATGCAATCTGTGGGGCTTAATAGCACGGCACTGAAAATAGCCTACGAGTTTGACAAAGCTACTAAGGAGAGCTTGTAA
- the lactb gene encoding serine beta-lactamase-like protein LACTB, mitochondrial isoform X1 produces the protein MSPLLMPLRFRAMCKYKSIARYSNALAKGGRWRVGHRLSDKQMNAWSQQQRQYIGKSSTENSNTKFYLWFGGIGAGIVLALGLKYRYDGGNSLCDAEVSDEKRIGTYHSAVRVSRDLVKRIKVGSKYEVGAPGLVIGVSVDGQQVWCEGFGYADLENRIACRPETVMRIASISKSLTTTAVAHLCEEGKLDLDLSVQQYVPEFPAKQFDGEDVTITPRMILSHLSGIRHYERDAKKVRENKEKAKRPLRSPIKEETSLNKGDEKNTNTEENISKESKQAKPTERKKEFEQEEYYLKTNFENVFQALDLFKDDPLIFKPGSTFLYSTHAFTLLSAVVERAAGQNFLDLMGNMFHELGMVHTVPEENEPIIYHRSRYYHLNKKGRVVNCPYVDNSYKWAGGGFLSTAGDLLLFGNTLLYSYQLAQLKDTNGLLPGFLRPQTSLDLWAPVDRTEASWDKDGLYAQGWLVVEKSQKYGQCKRRRHYVSHTGGAVGASSVLLILPSERTPQPEGTRAEFLPRGIVVTIITNMQSVGLNSTALKIAYEFDKATKESL, from the exons ATGTCGCCGTTGTTAATGCCTCTGCGTTTTCGTGCTATGTGTAAATATAAGTCAATCGCACGTTATTCAAATGCGCTGGCGAAAGGAGGTAGATGGCGTGTCGGCCACCGACTGTCGGATAAGCAGATGAACGCCTGGTCACAACAACAAAGGCAGTACATAGGAAAGTCTAGTACAGAGAACTCCAACACCAAGTTCTATCTGTGGTTTGGTGGAATCGGAGCGGGGATAGTTCTAGCGCTTGGACTCAAGTATCGTTATGATGGTGGCAACAGTTTATGCGATGCTGAAGTTTCAGATGAGAAGAGAATCGGCACGTATCATTCAGCCGTCAGGGTCAGTAGAGACCTGGTGAAACGAATAAAGGTAGGCAGCAAG TACGAGGTTGGAGCACCTGGATTGGTCATTGGAGTCTCTGTAGATGGCCAGCAGGTGTGGTGTGAAG GCTTCGGTTATGCTGATCTGGAAAACCGCATAGCATGCAGACCAGAGACAGTGATGCGCATCGCCAGCATCAGTAAATCCCTCACAACCACAGCTGTGGCTCACCTCTGTGAAGAGGGAAAACTAGACCTGGATCTGTCCGTTCAGCAATATGTCCCTGAGTTTCCTGCTAAACAGTTTGATGGAGAAGAT GTCACCATTACCCCGAGAATGATTCTGTCTCACCTCAGTGGGATTCGCCACTATGAAAGAGATGCCaagaaagtgagagaaaacAAGGAGAAAGCAAAGAGACCTTTGAGGTCACCGATCAAAGAAGAGACTAGCTTGAATAAAGGTGATGAGAAGAATACAAACACAGAAGAGAACATCTCCAAGGAATCCAAACAAGCAAAACCCacggagaggaagaaggagttTGAGCAGGAGGAGTACTACCTGAAAACCAACTTTGAGAATGTCTTCCAGGCCTTGGACCTGTTCAAGGATGACCCGCTCATCTTCAAACCCG GCTCCACCTTCCTGTACTCCACCCATGCCTTCACCCTTCTCAGTGCTGTCGTTGAGCGGGCGGCCGGGCAGAACTTTTTGGATCTCATGGGGAACATGTTCCATGAGCTGGGGATGGTCCACACGGTGCCAGAGGAGAATGAGCCCATCATTTACCACCGCTCACG ATATTACCACCTGAACAAGAAGGGGCGGGTGGTGAACTGCCCATATGTAGACAACTCCTACAAGTGGGCCGGAGGTGGCTTCCTGTCCACAGCTGGAGATCTGCTCTTGTTCGGCAATACCCTGCTCTACAGCTACCAGCTGGCCCAGCTGAAGGACACCAACGGTCTTCTGCCTGGCTTCCTCAGACCACAGACCTCCCTGGATCTCTGGGCCCCAGTGGACAGGACAGAGGCCAGCTGGGATAAGGACGGACTGTACGCCCAAGGGTGGTTAGTAGTGGAGAAATCCCAAAAGTATGGCCAGTGCAAACGTCGCAGGCACTATGTTTCACacacagggggcgctgttggaGCCAGTAGTGTTCTGTTGATATTACCCAGTGAAAGGACACCTCAGCCTGAAGGAACGAGGGCAGAGTTCCTCCCCCGGGGAATTGTGGTCACCATCATCACTAACATGCAATCTGTGGGGCTTAATAGCACGGCACTGAAAATAGCCTACGAGTTTGACAAAGCTACTAAGGAGAGCTTGTAA